The bacterium genome window below encodes:
- a CDS encoding DUF488 domain-containing protein, with translation MLTIGHSNRPLEVFLELLRVHAVALVADVRTVPRSRHNPQFNRETLPGSLAAAGIGYRHLAALGGLRHPRADSPNAGWRNESFRGFADYMQTPAFDAALAELIGIARETRTALLCAEALPWRCHRSLIADALLAHGVPVAHIMSGASPREHSLTPFARVRGTQVTYPEEAPGGQPQEPQRGGRPTRARGRSTP, from the coding sequence ATCCTGACGATCGGCCACTCCAACCGCCCCCTCGAGGTGTTCCTCGAGCTGCTGCGGGTCCACGCCGTCGCGCTGGTCGCGGACGTCCGCACCGTGCCGCGCTCGCGGCACAACCCGCAGTTCAACCGCGAGACGCTGCCGGGCAGCCTCGCGGCGGCCGGCATCGGGTACCGCCACCTCGCGGCCCTCGGGGGGCTGCGCCATCCCCGCGCCGATTCTCCGAACGCGGGCTGGCGCAACGAGTCGTTCCGCGGCTTCGCGGACTACATGCAGACGCCCGCCTTCGATGCCGCGCTCGCGGAGCTGATCGGGATCGCCCGGGAGACGAGGACGGCGCTGCTCTGCGCCGAGGCGCTGCCGTGGCGCTGCCACCGCTCGCTGATCGCGGACGCGCTGCTTGCGCACGGCGTCCCGGTGGCCCACATCATGAGCGGCGCGTCGCCGCGGGAGCACTCCCTGACGCCGTTTGCCCGGGTGCGCGGTACGCAGGTCACCTATCCGGAAGAGGCTCCGGGCGGGCAGCCGCAGGAGCCGCAACGCGGCGGGCGACCCACTCGAGCTCGCGGACGATCGACTCCGTGA
- a CDS encoding methyltransferase domain-containing protein codes for MKLNWAERWVVNNPLRVLEQRLEIAWLRRGHGLAPGGEILEIGCGRAAGAALIEAAFRPATLLASDYDPAMLERAGRYLGGRGRSRIRLLAADAAELPFADASLDAVFDFGALHHVPDWRRALAETARVLRPGGAFYFEELYPSLYQNVITRHILLHPAHDRFRSAELREGLRRAGLRLSRSLELPRIGILGVSLRAAAA; via the coding sequence GTGAAGCTCAACTGGGCCGAGCGCTGGGTGGTGAACAACCCGCTGCGGGTGCTCGAGCAGCGCCTGGAAATCGCATGGCTGCGGCGCGGACATGGCCTGGCCCCCGGCGGCGAAATCCTCGAGATCGGCTGCGGCCGGGCCGCCGGGGCCGCGCTCATCGAGGCGGCGTTCCGGCCCGCGACGCTCCTCGCCTCGGACTACGACCCGGCCATGCTCGAGCGTGCCGGGCGCTATCTCGGCGGGAGGGGCCGCTCGAGAATCAGGCTGCTCGCGGCCGACGCGGCCGAGTTGCCCTTCGCCGACGCGAGCCTGGACGCCGTCTTCGACTTCGGCGCGCTGCACCACGTGCCGGATTGGCGCCGTGCGCTCGCCGAGACCGCGCGGGTCCTGCGGCCCGGCGGGGCTTTCTACTTCGAGGAGCTGTACCCCTCGCTCTACCAGAACGTCATCACCCGGCACATCCTCCTGCACCCGGCGCACGACCGCTTCCGGAGCGCGGAGCTGCGCGAGGGGCTGCGGCGGGCGGGCCTGCGGCTGAGCCGCTCCCTCGAGCTTCCCCGGATCGGCATCCTCGGCGTCTCGCTCAGGGCGGCCGCGGCGTGA